Proteins from a single region of Helicobacteraceae bacterium:
- the lnt gene encoding apolipoprotein N-acyltransferase, translating into MKILYKLRGFRKRNPNTSALISALLGALCLSVFIYIEAIDLNARLINSAFAVFGLAIWLLADKKTAFLLGFFTALLWFWWIGLSFLYTEYPFLAPIAAIAIALIYAVIFLIYAWLPIYARAAAIAFGFWLIEPFGFAWFKPELILGSGYFSVHRAAYPLLVLAIYCLVIRAKKRRALYLTIAPIGFAAALFLPTPTAPKPPNLSIILANTNIDQSIKWQKSDLPRQITEVFELIDDAIAREADMIVLPEAAFAAFLNREEEMLDALLTRSFSIAIVTGGLSLKNHTPYNGAYIFKDGRYAIADKVFLVPFGEASPLPSWAGRFINRLFFDDAIDYAQASEPTDFTIGGYRFRAAICYEAAIEAMYRDAPPYMIAVSNNGWFVPSVEPTLQKLLMRLYARRYGKIIWHSSNQSPSEVVE; encoded by the coding sequence ATGAAAATCCTTTACAAACTGCGTGGTTTTAGAAAGCGCAATCCTAACACAAGCGCGCTAATAAGCGCTTTGCTAGGCGCTTTATGTCTGAGCGTTTTCATTTACATTGAGGCTATCGATCTTAACGCTAGGCTTATAAACTCGGCTTTTGCCGTTTTTGGGCTGGCGATATGGCTGCTTGCGGATAAGAAAACCGCCTTCTTGCTTGGATTTTTCACGGCGCTTTTGTGGTTTTGGTGGATTGGGCTTAGCTTTTTATATACCGAATACCCGTTTTTAGCGCCGATCGCGGCGATTGCAATCGCGCTTATTTACGCCGTTATCTTTCTTATATACGCGTGGCTGCCGATCTACGCGCGCGCGGCGGCGATCGCGTTTGGGTTTTGGCTTATCGAGCCGTTTGGTTTCGCGTGGTTCAAACCGGAATTGATTTTGGGAAGCGGTTATTTTTCCGTTCATCGCGCGGCGTATCCGCTTCTTGTTTTGGCGATCTATTGTCTGGTAATACGCGCCAAAAAAAGACGCGCCCTGTATTTAACGATCGCCCCGATCGGGTTTGCCGCGGCTTTGTTTTTGCCAACGCCAACGGCGCCTAAACCGCCAAATCTGTCGATTATACTCGCCAACACTAATATCGATCAATCGATAAAGTGGCAAAAAAGCGATCTGCCTAGGCAAATTACCGAGGTTTTCGAGCTGATCGACGACGCGATCGCGCGGGAAGCGGATATGATTGTTCTGCCCGAAGCGGCGTTTGCCGCCTTCTTAAACCGCGAGGAGGAGATGTTGGACGCGTTGCTAACGAGAAGTTTTTCGATCGCGATCGTAACGGGCGGGCTGAGCCTGAAAAACCATACCCCCTATAACGGCGCGTATATTTTCAAAGACGGGCGATACGCGATCGCCGATAAGGTTTTTCTCGTGCCGTTTGGCGAGGCGAGCCCGTTGCCGTCTTGGGCGGGCAGGTTTATAAATAGGCTGTTTTTCGACGACGCGATCGATTACGCGCAGGCGAGCGAGCCGACGGACTTTACGATAGGCGGCTATCGCTTTCGCGCCGCGATCTGTTACGAGGCGGCGATCGAGGCTATGTATCGCGACGCTCCGCCCTATATGATCGCCGTCTCCAACAACGGCTGGTTTGTCCCCTCCGTAGAGCCGACGCTACAAAAACTGCTGATGCGTCTCTACGCTAGACGCTACGGAAAAATCATCTGGCACAGCTCCAACCAAAGCCCCTCCGAAGTCGTCGAATAG
- a CDS encoding bifunctional folylpolyglutamate synthase/dihydrofolate synthase: MIGLKEFLLSKGEAYSNIDVERMPRFWSECARLFSPPPIVQIIGTNGKGSTGRILAEFCRQKPLKVAHYSSPHLLSVNERFWINGGDASDAALNEAHKRLFAKIGFKRAERLSYFEYATILAIELFSGCDLAIMEAGLGGEYDATSVFPCELLLVAPIDYDHQHILGDTIEAIAETKLKAMRSTAILAKQKHNVVYEIAERIAAQKNRKLLRALDLAPSVDHFETKDSPRFMALNRQLAFAAAAYLKLNPSVAPFRINPLRGRLTKIAPNIHIDVGHNAAAARAILEEYRDKQVTLIYNSFSDKDYKAILRILKPMTKRCLLIGLDHARAAEREAIVKALESEKIAWGEFDGAIDKNEEYLAFGGFSVVEAFLKAWNAR; the protein is encoded by the coding sequence GTGATCGGTTTGAAAGAGTTTTTGCTAAGCAAGGGCGAGGCGTATTCTAATATCGACGTAGAGCGAATGCCGCGTTTTTGGAGCGAATGCGCTCGTCTCTTTTCGCCGCCGCCGATCGTTCAGATTATCGGCACAAACGGCAAAGGCTCCACCGGCAGAATCCTAGCCGAATTTTGCCGCCAAAAACCGCTTAAGGTCGCGCACTACTCCTCGCCGCACCTTTTGAGCGTCAACGAGCGATTTTGGATCAACGGGGGGGACGCGAGCGACGCGGCGCTAAACGAAGCGCATAAAAGGCTGTTTGCCAAAATCGGCTTTAAGCGCGCCGAGCGCCTTAGCTATTTTGAATACGCGACGATTTTAGCGATAGAGCTATTTAGCGGTTGCGATCTAGCGATTATGGAGGCGGGGCTTGGCGGCGAATACGACGCGACAAGCGTTTTCCCATGCGAACTATTGCTGGTCGCGCCGATTGATTACGATCACCAACATATATTAGGCGATACGATCGAGGCGATCGCCGAAACCAAACTAAAGGCTATGCGATCTACGGCGATCTTAGCCAAGCAGAAACATAACGTAGTCTATGAGATCGCGGAGCGTATCGCGGCGCAAAAAAATCGGAAGCTACTAAGAGCGCTAGATTTAGCGCCTAGCGTCGATCATTTCGAGACCAAAGACAGCCCGCGCTTTATGGCGCTCAACCGCCAGCTCGCGTTTGCCGCCGCCGCCTATCTCAAGCTAAATCCAAGCGTAGCGCCGTTTAGAATCAATCCGTTGCGCGGCAGATTGACCAAGATCGCGCCCAATATCCATATAGACGTCGGGCATAACGCGGCGGCGGCGCGCGCGATTTTGGAGGAGTATCGCGACAAGCAAGTAACGCTTATCTATAATAGCTTTTCCGATAAAGACTACAAGGCGATTTTGCGTATTTTGAAACCTATGACGAAGCGGTGTTTATTGATAGGGCTAGATCACGCTCGCGCCGCCGAGCGCGAGGCGATCGTAAAGGCACTTGAAAGCGAAAAAATCGCGTGGGGCGAGTTTGACGGCGCGATCGACAAAAACGAGGAGTATTTAGCGTTTGGCGGTTTTAGCGTGGTAGAGGCGTTTTTGAAAGCGTGGAATGCGCGATAA
- the secD gene encoding protein translocase subunit SecD — protein MSLKVNSRLVIFAVALLFGLIFSLPTFLNLDKGAKINLGLDLQGGLYMLLGVHTDEAIANRVKSVASGIDAFAEQNDILIDGLRFDETSVYFELLDDKAKGKIDDYIKKLNGIVSSESASRYLLTLSDAEAKLVRSSSVSQAVETIRNRLDQFGLSEPTVAKQGVDQILVELPGIKTAEDEQRARNLIAQAAHLQMMAVDEQNIARVSAMSEAEANALGSTILTDVYEPNVRYLLKRIPILDGERLSDARVGFDQQTNQAVIHFTLDGEGARVFGDFSGKNVGKRLAIVLDDKVYSAPVIRERIGGGSGQISGSFTTETASDLAIALRSGSLSASVDMQEKRSVGPSLGEESIKASAIALISGFLIVALFMIFYYRVAGLISVIALCVNLFMIVAIMAFFGATLTLPGMVGIVLTIGMAVDANVIINERVKELLFEGKSVLKAIEQGYANAFSAILDANITTLIAAVSLYAYGTGPIKGFAVTLSVGILCSMLTAIVGTRGIFDALSGNINSKNAKFYFSIPKGGREANV, from the coding sequence ATGTCGTTAAAAGTTAATTCGCGCCTCGTAATATTCGCCGTCGCGCTGTTATTCGGCTTAATTTTCAGCCTGCCGACATTCCTCAATCTCGACAAGGGCGCGAAGATCAATCTGGGGCTGGACCTGCAAGGCGGGCTTTATATGCTGCTTGGCGTGCATACCGACGAGGCGATCGCCAATCGCGTTAAAAGCGTGGCTAGCGGTATCGACGCTTTCGCCGAGCAGAACGATATTTTAATCGACGGCTTGCGCTTCGACGAAACAAGCGTCTATTTTGAGCTGTTAGACGACAAGGCGAAAGGCAAAATAGACGACTATATAAAAAAGCTAAACGGGATAGTTTCAAGCGAGAGCGCCTCGCGTTACCTCCTTACGTTAAGCGACGCGGAAGCCAAGCTTGTGCGCTCCTCCTCCGTTTCGCAGGCGGTGGAGACCATCCGAAACCGCCTCGATCAATTCGGGCTTAGCGAGCCTACCGTGGCAAAACAGGGCGTCGATCAGATACTTGTGGAGTTGCCGGGTATCAAAACGGCGGAGGACGAACAGAGAGCTAGAAACCTGATCGCTCAAGCGGCGCATCTACAGATGATGGCGGTGGACGAGCAAAACATAGCCCGCGTTTCGGCGATGAGCGAAGCGGAGGCAAACGCGCTCGGCTCGACGATCTTGACGGACGTTTATGAACCGAACGTCCGCTACCTGCTCAAGCGTATTCCAATCTTAGACGGCGAGCGTCTATCCGACGCTAGAGTCGGGTTTGATCAGCAAACGAATCAGGCGGTGATTCATTTCACGCTGGACGGCGAAGGCGCGCGCGTCTTTGGCGATTTTAGCGGCAAAAACGTCGGCAAACGGCTGGCGATCGTCCTCGACGACAAGGTTTATAGCGCGCCGGTTATACGCGAAAGAATCGGCGGCGGGAGCGGACAGATCAGCGGCAGTTTTACTACGGAAACCGCAAGCGATCTAGCCATCGCGCTTAGAAGCGGATCGCTTAGCGCAAGCGTCGATATGCAAGAAAAGCGTAGCGTCGGACCATCGCTTGGCGAAGAGAGTATTAAAGCCAGCGCAATCGCGCTAATTAGCGGCTTTTTGATCGTGGCGCTGTTTATGATCTTTTACTACCGCGTCGCGGGACTAATCAGCGTGATTGCGCTATGCGTCAATCTATTTATGATCGTGGCGATTATGGCGTTTTTTGGCGCCACATTGACCCTGCCCGGCATGGTGGGCATTGTGCTTACGATCGGCATGGCGGTCGATGCGAACGTGATTATCAACGAGCGCGTAAAAGAGCTTTTGTTTGAGGGCAAAAGCGTTCTAAAGGCAATCGAACAGGGCTACGCCAACGCCTTTAGCGCGATTCTTGACGCGAATATCACGACGCTGATCGCCGCTGTCTCGTTATACGCTTACGGCACGGGACCGATCAAGGGCTTCGCGGTAACGCTTAGCGTCGGCATTTTATGCTCTATGCTCACGGCGATTGTCGGCACGAGAGGGATATTTGACGCGCTCTCAGGCAATATCAATTCAAAAAACGCGAAGTTTTATTTTTCTATTCCTAAAGGAGGGCGCGAAGCAAATGTTTAG
- the yajC gene encoding preprotein translocase subunit YajC produces MDASTATAAPGILSMLLPLLAMFAIFYVLLIYPQQRQAKKHKEMVNSLQRGDRIVTVGGIHAEVVRADENEEFIQVEISKNTTVRLDRASVSKKIEADVVKS; encoded by the coding sequence ATGGACGCTTCAACCGCGACCGCCGCGCCGGGCATATTAAGTATGTTGTTGCCGCTGTTAGCCATGTTCGCCATTTTCTACGTTCTTCTGATCTATCCGCAACAACGCCAAGCTAAGAAGCATAAAGAGATGGTCAATTCGCTTCAAAGAGGCGATCGCATCGTTACCGTCGGCGGCATTCACGCCGAAGTGGTCAGAGCGGACGAAAACGAGGAGTTTATCCAAGTTGAAATTAGCAAAAACACAACGGTTCGTCTCGATCGCGCTTCGGTGTCAAAAAAAATAGAAGCCGATGTCGTTAAAAGTTAA
- a CDS encoding diguanylate cyclase gives MSLSETIKNTLAVFRETKEPITPDNYSRVFCAEAKKAGLDLPDCNFVKRSIANLAPPLQADAEAYRVRTKEELVIFLTSRLNRAIVAGGADAFSLASSIIHSLLSVISGLNIANLSAEANFSLERDISRPLILQDEKKRWSKIEKRFESVDDGATPNLARAAGLFALALRKATIGSANEEIKDAIARLRKDPSLLTSPAFLSRVEDLLFYANAERVAGERTKELEAMLKEFQDNLNAHSVQSGELEQAIAQSGELGESQGSLRAALTAFGQSLKERSKTMNALQNKIAILEERLAKSQEEALSDAATKAPNRRAVNARLDESESLFAKSGVDYAAAFLEIDGFDNLLSDLGIGSSETVLGIVADFLSRALPQNASYGHYVGHAFLALISAPLKTELETAFSALLSKMASKRFMYESRSFAVTLSVGAALRSKSKNAADCLSAADASLRLAKLSGGNNYKASL, from the coding sequence ATGTCGTTATCGGAGACAATTAAAAATACGCTCGCCGTCTTTAGGGAGACCAAAGAGCCGATCACGCCCGATAACTACAGCCGCGTTTTTTGCGCGGAAGCTAAGAAGGCGGGGCTTGATCTGCCCGACTGCAACTTTGTCAAGCGATCGATAGCCAATCTCGCGCCGCCGCTTCAAGCGGACGCCGAAGCCTATCGCGTGCGCACAAAAGAGGAGCTTGTCATATTTTTAACTTCGCGGCTCAACCGCGCAATCGTTGCCGGCGGAGCGGACGCGTTTAGTTTAGCCTCGTCGATCATTCATAGCCTGCTAAGCGTTATAAGCGGCTTAAATATCGCTAATTTAAGCGCGGAAGCCAATTTCTCGCTAGAGCGCGATATATCCCGCCCGCTGATTTTGCAAGACGAGAAGAAACGCTGGAGCAAAATTGAAAAGCGCTTTGAGTCCGTGGACGACGGAGCGACGCCGAATCTGGCTAGAGCGGCGGGATTGTTCGCGCTCGCGTTGAGAAAAGCGACGATCGGCTCGGCTAACGAGGAGATTAAAGACGCAATCGCGCGGTTACGAAAAGACCCGTCGCTCTTAACCTCGCCCGCTTTTTTAAGCCGCGTCGAAGATCTGCTGTTTTACGCTAACGCCGAGCGCGTAGCCGGCGAGCGAACAAAAGAGCTTGAAGCGATGCTAAAAGAGTTTCAGGATAATCTAAACGCGCACAGCGTCCAAAGCGGCGAGTTAGAACAGGCGATCGCCCAAAGCGGCGAATTGGGCGAATCGCAGGGCTCGCTTAGAGCCGCGCTTACGGCGTTTGGACAGTCGCTTAAAGAGCGTTCAAAAACGATGAACGCCCTACAAAACAAAATCGCGATTTTAGAGGAACGGCTCGCAAAATCTCAAGAGGAGGCGCTAAGCGACGCGGCTACTAAAGCGCCCAACCGCCGCGCCGTCAACGCGCGGCTAGACGAATCCGAATCGTTGTTTGCCAAAAGCGGCGTCGATTACGCGGCGGCGTTTTTAGAAATCGACGGCTTCGATAACCTATTAAGCGATCTTGGTATCGGCAGCTCCGAAACGGTGCTGGGAATCGTAGCCGATTTCTTATCGCGCGCTTTGCCGCAAAACGCCTCTTACGGGCATTACGTCGGACACGCTTTTTTGGCGCTAATCTCCGCGCCGCTAAAGACGGAGCTTGAAACGGCTTTTAGCGCCCTCCTATCTAAAATGGCGTCCAAGCGGTTTATGTATGAAAGCCGTTCTTTTGCGGTAACGCTTAGCGTCGGCGCGGCGTTAAGATCCAAAAGCAAAAACGCAGCCGACTGTTTAAGCGCGGCGGACGCTTCGCTAAGGCTGGCAAAATTAAGCGGCGGCAACAACTATAAGGCGTCGTTGTGA
- the leuS gene encoding leucine--tRNA ligase: MQPYSPSEIEAKWQKRWEEQDAFEPIGGDKPKKYILSMFPYPSGRIHMGHVRNYAISDAFARRYRSSGFDVLHPMGWDSFGMPAENAAIKRGIHPKKWTYDNIDQMRGEMKRLGLSFAWKREFATSDPLYTKHEQALFIDLWNMGLIERKTGLLNWCPRDHTVLANEQVIDGKCWRCDTPVVLKETGQYYFKITKYASELLDDLKKLEGKWPNQVLTMQENWIGKSEGLEFSFKLDQPSIDKLGGAIEEFSVFTTRADTIYGVTYCALAPEHPIVRKLQERKSLESQALELVARLQRTPPKDRGGGKKEGVFLGLNAIHPLTGEKTPLWCANFVLSEYGGGAVMSVPAHDSRDYEFAKIYDLPIVRVVAPLSGEAPLDTAFTEDGVLINGGDFTNLTSFEARKAIAARFEALNVGKSVVNYKLKDWGVSRQRYWGAPIPLIVCDRCGIVPEEKVNLPVTLPDDVVIDGEGNPLDNHPTFKNAICPKCGAKARRETDTMDTFVQSSWYFLRYATPPALWESVAFDEASADRYMPVDLYIGGIEHAILHLLYARFFTKALRDAGHIAIDEPFGALLTQGMVLKDGAKMSKSKGNTVDPDDMIKRFGADAVRMFILFAAPPAKELEWNDNALEGCFRFLNRLWNNAQKVTIHNLPTIDHFALTGAEKTARRKVYEAAQKSEEVFSKTYAFNTLIAACMEALNALQDQDNKEVWSEGYFVLTTLLEPIAPHICAELSQRLFQREVFTPIVILREVFELERVTYAAQINGKLRGEFEVSASADNAEIIDAAKKRVGDRLNGEIVKAIVVPNKLVNFVVK, encoded by the coding sequence ATGCAACCCTATTCGCCAAGCGAGATCGAAGCCAAATGGCAAAAGCGCTGGGAGGAACAAGACGCTTTCGAGCCGATAGGCGGCGATAAACCGAAAAAATATATTCTCAGCATGTTTCCCTATCCGAGCGGGCGGATACACATGGGGCATGTGCGCAACTACGCCATCAGCGACGCTTTCGCGCGTCGTTATCGATCTAGCGGTTTTGACGTATTGCACCCGATGGGGTGGGATAGCTTCGGCATGCCCGCCGAAAACGCGGCGATCAAGCGCGGCATTCACCCCAAAAAATGGACTTACGATAATATTGATCAGATGCGCGGCGAGATGAAACGGCTAGGGCTAAGTTTCGCGTGGAAACGCGAGTTTGCCACCAGCGATCCGCTTTATACCAAGCACGAGCAGGCGCTATTTATCGATCTGTGGAATATGGGGCTAATCGAACGCAAAACGGGGTTGCTTAACTGGTGTCCTCGCGATCATACCGTGCTTGCCAACGAGCAGGTGATCGACGGCAAATGCTGGCGTTGCGACACGCCCGTCGTTTTGAAGGAGACGGGGCAGTATTATTTTAAGATTACCAAATACGCGTCAGAGCTGCTAGACGACTTAAAAAAACTTGAAGGCAAATGGCCTAATCAAGTGCTAACGATGCAAGAGAACTGGATCGGCAAAAGCGAGGGGCTGGAGTTTAGCTTCAAACTCGATCAGCCCTCGATCGACAAGTTAGGCGGCGCGATCGAAGAGTTTTCTGTTTTTACCACCCGCGCCGATACGATCTACGGCGTTACCTACTGCGCGCTCGCCCCAGAACACCCGATCGTTCGCAAACTACAGGAGCGCAAATCGCTCGAAAGTCAAGCGCTAGAGCTTGTGGCTAGGCTTCAGCGCACTCCGCCAAAGGATCGCGGCGGCGGCAAAAAAGAGGGCGTTTTTTTAGGTCTGAACGCGATCCACCCGCTCACGGGCGAAAAAACGCCGCTCTGGTGCGCCAATTTCGTTTTAAGCGAATACGGCGGCGGCGCGGTGATGAGCGTCCCCGCGCACGACTCGCGCGACTACGAGTTCGCGAAAATATACGATCTGCCGATTGTCCGCGTCGTCGCGCCGCTAAGCGGCGAAGCGCCGCTCGATACGGCTTTTACCGAAGACGGCGTATTGATAAACGGCGGCGATTTTACCAATTTGACGAGTTTTGAAGCCAGAAAGGCGATCGCCGCGCGCTTTGAGGCGCTTAACGTCGGAAAAAGCGTCGTCAATTATAAACTTAAAGACTGGGGCGTTTCGCGTCAGCGCTACTGGGGCGCGCCGATTCCGCTGATCGTATGCGATCGTTGCGGGATTGTCCCCGAAGAGAAAGTCAATCTGCCCGTTACTCTGCCCGACGACGTCGTTATCGACGGCGAAGGCAATCCGCTGGACAACCACCCGACCTTCAAAAACGCGATCTGCCCCAAATGCGGTGCGAAAGCTAGGCGCGAAACGGACACGATGGACACCTTTGTTCAGTCGAGCTGGTATTTTCTGCGCTACGCTACGCCGCCCGCGTTGTGGGAGAGCGTCGCGTTCGACGAAGCGAGCGCCGATCGCTATATGCCCGTCGATCTGTATATAGGCGGCATAGAACACGCCATTTTGCACCTCTTATACGCGCGGTTTTTTACAAAGGCGTTGCGCGACGCGGGGCATATCGCGATCGACGAGCCGTTTGGCGCGCTCTTGACGCAAGGCATGGTGCTAAAAGACGGCGCCAAGATGAGCAAATCTAAAGGCAATACGGTCGATCCCGACGATATGATTAAGCGCTTTGGCGCGGACGCGGTAAGAATGTTTATTCTCTTTGCCGCGCCGCCCGCTAAAGAGCTGGAGTGGAACGATAACGCGCTGGAAGGCTGCTTTCGTTTCCTTAACCGCCTATGGAACAACGCCCAAAAGGTTACGATCCATAATTTGCCGACAATCGATCATTTCGCGCTGACGGGCGCCGAAAAAACGGCGCGGCGCAAGGTCTATGAGGCGGCGCAAAAAAGCGAGGAGGTTTTTAGCAAAACCTACGCCTTCAACACCTTGATCGCCGCGTGCATGGAGGCGCTTAACGCGTTGCAAGATCAGGATAACAAAGAGGTTTGGAGCGAGGGCTACTTTGTGCTGACTACCCTGCTAGAGCCGATCGCGCCGCATATCTGCGCGGAGCTTTCGCAACGGCTGTTTCAGCGCGAGGTTTTTACGCCGATCGTTATTCTTAGAGAGGTTTTCGAGCTTGAGCGCGTAACCTACGCCGCGCAAATAAACGGCAAACTGCGCGGCGAGTTCGAGGTATCGGCTAGCGCCGATAACGCCGAAATTATCGACGCGGCGAAAAAAAGAGTCGGCGATCGCTTAAACGGCGAGATAGTTAAAGCGATCGTCGTGCCGAATAAACTGGTAAACTTCGTAGTCAAATGA
- a CDS encoding DUF6394 family protein, translated as MDWGKVVYVFFTLMGLTTAASFLYYNDPMYLYIATGVNLISTLLKVGVRNLLAAELMASSLVADLHLIPAFFTLMISQDLSVAIALTIGAAIANVVTVVLLLIESSRVKEDL; from the coding sequence ATGGATTGGGGTAAAGTCGTATATGTATTTTTCACGCTGATGGGTCTTACCACGGCGGCAAGTTTTCTCTACTACAACGATCCGATGTATCTGTATATAGCGACGGGCGTAAATCTAATTTCCACGCTTTTGAAAGTGGGCGTGCGAAATTTGCTCGCGGCGGAGCTTATGGCGTCGTCCTTAGTGGCGGATTTGCACCTAATCCCCGCGTTTTTTACGCTGATGATCAGTCAAGATTTATCGGTCGCGATCGCGCTGACGATCGGCGCGGCGATCGCCAACGTCGTAACGGTCGTGCTGTTGCTGATCGAATCGTCGAGAGTTAAAGAAGACCTCTAA
- the lptE gene encoding LPS assembly lipoprotein LptE translates to MRVASLILCAIFSVGCGYKTASHYARETLGDTIFADIQINRDDPQSAPIFIDALNEAIVSRFGKRLVSREEADTIIEITDGTYSVASLQKDADGFVILYRASVSMNAVVNGDKLKNRRFTVQGERDFAVEPSSVVSDAAKNAAAREAALRALDMLIANIMLLGR, encoded by the coding sequence ATGAGAGTCGCGTCGCTGATCTTATGCGCGATCTTCTCCGTTGGCTGCGGCTATAAAACCGCGTCGCATTATGCGCGCGAAACGCTAGGCGACACAATTTTCGCCGATATTCAGATCAATCGCGACGATCCGCAAAGCGCGCCTATTTTTATCGACGCTCTTAACGAGGCGATCGTCTCGCGCTTTGGTAAACGGCTGGTTTCCAGAGAGGAAGCGGATACGATCATAGAGATTACCGACGGAACTTACAGCGTTGCGTCGCTGCAAAAAGACGCCGACGGGTTTGTTATCCTGTATAGAGCGAGCGTTTCTATGAACGCGGTCGTTAATGGAGACAAGCTAAAAAACCGCCGTTTTACCGTCCAAGGCGAACGCGATTTCGCCGTAGAACCAAGTTCCGTCGTAAGCGACGCGGCAAAAAACGCGGCGGCTAGAGAAGCGGCGCTTAGAGCGCTGGATATGCTGATCGCCAATATAATGTTGCTTGGGCGCTAA
- the secF gene encoding protein translocase subunit SecF encodes MFSFTRVYPFSKWQKPTLVFVFALVIGAIALIFLKTPNYGIDFAGGTVIQVRYQSAAPKEAIESALKGGIFDGAQVQEFGSPEEIVIKARAASDSIGLDVGDLMRETLKDTGEFEIRKADMVGAKAGEQLRTAGILAVTVSLIGILIYVALRFEWRFAIAATLCAIHDITLTVGFILLFEVPINLDILAALLTVLGYSLNDTIVVFDRIREIMGKTGASKLSEIVDQALSRTISRTTLTSLTTLFVVFATYAFGGEALKPLSLVLIAGITIGTLSSIFVAASLLNPLGVSVGAWKAREARRAQIRAEKARMRAMYEKGAV; translated from the coding sequence ATGTTTAGTTTTACGCGCGTATATCCTTTTTCCAAATGGCAAAAGCCGACGCTGGTTTTTGTCTTCGCGCTTGTGATCGGCGCGATCGCGCTGATATTTCTAAAAACGCCTAATTACGGCATCGACTTTGCCGGCGGCACGGTAATTCAGGTTCGCTATCAAAGCGCGGCGCCGAAAGAGGCGATTGAATCGGCGTTAAAAGGCGGTATATTCGACGGCGCGCAGGTTCAGGAGTTCGGAAGCCCCGAAGAGATCGTTATCAAGGCTCGCGCCGCTAGCGACTCTATAGGTCTTGACGTAGGCGATCTTATGCGCGAAACCCTGAAAGACACGGGCGAGTTTGAGATTCGTAAAGCGGATATGGTAGGCGCGAAAGCGGGCGAGCAGTTAAGAACCGCCGGTATATTGGCGGTAACGGTTTCGCTAATTGGCATTCTTATCTATGTCGCGTTGCGCTTCGAGTGGCGCTTCGCGATCGCGGCTACGCTCTGCGCGATTCACGATATAACGCTTACCGTCGGCTTTATATTGCTGTTCGAGGTTCCGATCAATCTCGATATTTTAGCCGCGCTATTAACGGTGCTGGGCTATTCGTTAAACGATACGATCGTCGTGTTCGATCGCATAAGAGAGATTATGGGCAAAACGGGGGCGAGCAAACTAAGCGAAATAGTCGATCAAGCGCTCAGCCGCACAATCTCGCGCACAACGCTAACCTCGCTAACGACGCTGTTCGTGGTATTTGCCACCTACGCTTTTGGCGGCGAGGCGCTTAAGCCGCTTTCGCTCGTTCTGATCGCGGGCATTACAATCGGCACGCTTAGCTCGATATTTGTCGCGGCAAGCCTGCTTAATCCGCTGGGCGTAAGCGTCGGCGCGTGGAAAGCTAGAGAGGCTAGACGCGCGCAAATACGAGCCGAGAAAGCCAGAATGCGCGCTATGTATGAAAAAGGAGCCGTCTAA